A region from the Hippopotamus amphibius kiboko isolate mHipAmp2 chromosome 15, mHipAmp2.hap2, whole genome shotgun sequence genome encodes:
- the ZNF333 gene encoding zinc finger protein 333 isoform X1, giving the protein MESVTLEDVAVGLIGEWALLDDARRNLCRYVLLDNCWTLAPRAGTPPCKASLVSQVGPREELRAAERGILCATGVDWESTLKPKESTPLQDILEDGLQMGLGLDLGMQIKPVMGERETPPTPEDRSALQESPWSSEYTGLKVAVQIQSLVTLEPVLGLPNLRGAGGSALPAQDPAWLQEDTTEEETVASGGLTACLQEPVTFADVAVLFTAEEWLFLDSAQRNLYRDVMLENYRNLASVAGDQLCKASTFSHLEQREELCITERGIFPGAHLEPQLQPQDSITNQDIFAEIPSIGMKREQPQTGEKLYKYNELRKPFNSIKPLFQYQRIPAGGNPYECQESGKSFFQTAHLIVPEKIHSGDKTYACNKCEKSFRYSSDLIRHEKTHTAEKCFECQECRQAFKYSSNLRRHMRTHTGEKPFECSQCGKTFTRNFNLILHQRNHTGEKPYACKDCGKAFNQPSSLRSHVRTHTGEKPFECGQCGKAFREHSSLKTHLRTHTREKPYECNQCGKPFRTSTHLNVHKRIHTGEKLYECATCGQVLSRLSTLKSHMRTHTGEKPYTCQECGRAFSEPSSLRKHVRTHTGKKPYACQECGRAFGQSSHLIVHVRTHTAGRPYECNQCEKAFRHSSSLTVHKRTHAGRENVRTGGLPLSVSLPYGGPLVD; this is encoded by the exons GAATCAGTCACCTTGGAGGATGTGGCGGTGGGGCTTATTGGGGAGTGGGCGTTGCTGGACGACGCACGGAGGAACCTGTGCAGATACGTGCTTCTGGACAACTGCTGGACTCTGGCCCCCAGGG CAGGGACTCCACCATGCAAAGCCAGTCTGGTCTCTCAGGTGGGGCCAAGAGAAGAGCTGAGGGCAGCAGAACGAGGCATTCTCTGTGCCACGGGTGTGG ACTGGGAATCTACACTTAAACCCAAAGAGTCTACTCCTCTGCAGGATATTTTGGAGGACGGTTTGCAAATG gggctggggctggacctGGGGATGCAGATCAAGCCTGtgatgggagagagggagacacctCCGACCCCAGAGGACCGGTCAGCTCTTCAGGAATCACCGTGGTCTTCTGAATACACA GGCCTGAAGGTGGCTGTGCAGATTCAGAGCTTGGTCACGCTGGAGCCTGTGCTGGGCCTTCCCAACCTGCGGGGGGCCGGGGGTTCTG CTCTGCCTGCTCAGGACCCTGCCTGGCTCCAGGAGGAcaccacagaggaggaaactgtggCTTCTGGGGGACTGACCGCCTGTCTGCAG GAACCAGTCACCTTTGCGGATGTGGCTGTGCTGTTCACAGCGGAAGAATGGCTGTTTCTAGACTCTGCTCAGAGAAACCTGTACAGAGACGTGATGCTGGAGAACTATAGGAACCTGGCCTCTGTGG CAGGAGATCAACTCTGCAAAGCCAGTACATTTTCCCATTTGGAGCAAAGAGAAGAGCTGTGCATCACTGAGAGAGGTATCTTCCCAGGAGCCCACTTAG AACCTCAACTTCAACCCCAAGACTCAATTACTAACCAGGATATTTTTGCAGAGATTCCATCCATTGGCATGAAAAGG GAGCAACCTCAGACTGGAGAAAAGCTCTATAAATACAATGAACTGCGGAAGCCCTTTAACAGCATCAAACCACTTTTTCAGTACCAGAGAATTCCTGCTGGAGGGAACCCCTATGAATGCCAAGAGAGTGGAAAATCCTTCTTCCAGACTGCTCACTTAATCGTGCCTGAGAAAATCCATAGCGGGGATAAAACCTATGCATGTAACAAATGTGAAAAATCGTTCAGGTACAGCTCCGACCTCATCAGGCATGAGAAGACTCACACAGCAGAGAAGTGCTTTGAGTGTCAGGAGTGCAGGCAGGCCTTCAAGTATTCCTCGAATCTGCGGAGGCACATGAGAAcgcacactggagagaaacccttcGAGTGCAGTCAGTGTGGGAAAACCTTCACGAGGAACTTTAACCTGATCTTGCACCAGAGAAACCACACGGGCGAGAAGCCCTATGCGTGTAAGGACTGTGGGAAAGCTTTCAACCAGCCATCCTCTCTGAGGAGCCACGTgagaactcacactggagagaagccctttGAATGTGGccagtgtgggaaagccttcagggAACACTCGTCGCTGAAGACACACCTGCGGACCCACACCagagagaaaccttatgaatgtaacCAGTGTGGGAAGCCCTTCCGGACTAGCACTCACCTGAACGTACACAAGAGGATACACACGGGGGAGAAGCTTTATGAGTGCGCCACTTGTGGGCAGGTCTTGAGTCGTCTTTCGACTCTGAAGAGTCACATGCGGACCCACACGGGAGAGAAGCCCTACACATGTCAGGAGTGTGGACGAGCCTTCAGTGAGCCCTCGTCCCTCAGGAAACACGTGAGGACCCACACCGGCAAGAAGCCCTATGCGTGTCAGGAGTGTGGGCGAGCCTTTGGCCAGTCTTCACACCTTATCGTACACGTGAGAACCCATACTGCGGGGAGACCCTACGAATGCAATCAGTGTGAGAAAGCCTTCAGGCATAGCTCTTCACTTACTGTGCATAAGAGGACTCATGCTGGGAGAGAAAATGTCAGGACTGGTGGCTTGCCTTTATCAGTGTCTCTTCCGTATGGTGGGCCCCTTGTGGATTAA
- the ZNF333 gene encoding zinc finger protein 333 isoform X2: MESVTLEDVAVGLIGEWALLDDARRNLCRYVLLDNCWTLAPRGTPPCKASLVSQVGPREELRAAERGILCATGVDWESTLKPKESTPLQDILEDGLQMGLGLDLGMQIKPVMGERETPPTPEDRSALQESPWSSEYTGLKVAVQIQSLVTLEPVLGLPNLRGAGGSALPAQDPAWLQEDTTEEETVASGGLTACLQEPVTFADVAVLFTAEEWLFLDSAQRNLYRDVMLENYRNLASVAGDQLCKASTFSHLEQREELCITERGIFPGAHLEPQLQPQDSITNQDIFAEIPSIGMKREQPQTGEKLYKYNELRKPFNSIKPLFQYQRIPAGGNPYECQESGKSFFQTAHLIVPEKIHSGDKTYACNKCEKSFRYSSDLIRHEKTHTAEKCFECQECRQAFKYSSNLRRHMRTHTGEKPFECSQCGKTFTRNFNLILHQRNHTGEKPYACKDCGKAFNQPSSLRSHVRTHTGEKPFECGQCGKAFREHSSLKTHLRTHTREKPYECNQCGKPFRTSTHLNVHKRIHTGEKLYECATCGQVLSRLSTLKSHMRTHTGEKPYTCQECGRAFSEPSSLRKHVRTHTGKKPYACQECGRAFGQSSHLIVHVRTHTAGRPYECNQCEKAFRHSSSLTVHKRTHAGRENVRTGGLPLSVSLPYGGPLVD, translated from the exons GAATCAGTCACCTTGGAGGATGTGGCGGTGGGGCTTATTGGGGAGTGGGCGTTGCTGGACGACGCACGGAGGAACCTGTGCAGATACGTGCTTCTGGACAACTGCTGGACTCTGGCCCCCAGGG GGACTCCACCATGCAAAGCCAGTCTGGTCTCTCAGGTGGGGCCAAGAGAAGAGCTGAGGGCAGCAGAACGAGGCATTCTCTGTGCCACGGGTGTGG ACTGGGAATCTACACTTAAACCCAAAGAGTCTACTCCTCTGCAGGATATTTTGGAGGACGGTTTGCAAATG gggctggggctggacctGGGGATGCAGATCAAGCCTGtgatgggagagagggagacacctCCGACCCCAGAGGACCGGTCAGCTCTTCAGGAATCACCGTGGTCTTCTGAATACACA GGCCTGAAGGTGGCTGTGCAGATTCAGAGCTTGGTCACGCTGGAGCCTGTGCTGGGCCTTCCCAACCTGCGGGGGGCCGGGGGTTCTG CTCTGCCTGCTCAGGACCCTGCCTGGCTCCAGGAGGAcaccacagaggaggaaactgtggCTTCTGGGGGACTGACCGCCTGTCTGCAG GAACCAGTCACCTTTGCGGATGTGGCTGTGCTGTTCACAGCGGAAGAATGGCTGTTTCTAGACTCTGCTCAGAGAAACCTGTACAGAGACGTGATGCTGGAGAACTATAGGAACCTGGCCTCTGTGG CAGGAGATCAACTCTGCAAAGCCAGTACATTTTCCCATTTGGAGCAAAGAGAAGAGCTGTGCATCACTGAGAGAGGTATCTTCCCAGGAGCCCACTTAG AACCTCAACTTCAACCCCAAGACTCAATTACTAACCAGGATATTTTTGCAGAGATTCCATCCATTGGCATGAAAAGG GAGCAACCTCAGACTGGAGAAAAGCTCTATAAATACAATGAACTGCGGAAGCCCTTTAACAGCATCAAACCACTTTTTCAGTACCAGAGAATTCCTGCTGGAGGGAACCCCTATGAATGCCAAGAGAGTGGAAAATCCTTCTTCCAGACTGCTCACTTAATCGTGCCTGAGAAAATCCATAGCGGGGATAAAACCTATGCATGTAACAAATGTGAAAAATCGTTCAGGTACAGCTCCGACCTCATCAGGCATGAGAAGACTCACACAGCAGAGAAGTGCTTTGAGTGTCAGGAGTGCAGGCAGGCCTTCAAGTATTCCTCGAATCTGCGGAGGCACATGAGAAcgcacactggagagaaacccttcGAGTGCAGTCAGTGTGGGAAAACCTTCACGAGGAACTTTAACCTGATCTTGCACCAGAGAAACCACACGGGCGAGAAGCCCTATGCGTGTAAGGACTGTGGGAAAGCTTTCAACCAGCCATCCTCTCTGAGGAGCCACGTgagaactcacactggagagaagccctttGAATGTGGccagtgtgggaaagccttcagggAACACTCGTCGCTGAAGACACACCTGCGGACCCACACCagagagaaaccttatgaatgtaacCAGTGTGGGAAGCCCTTCCGGACTAGCACTCACCTGAACGTACACAAGAGGATACACACGGGGGAGAAGCTTTATGAGTGCGCCACTTGTGGGCAGGTCTTGAGTCGTCTTTCGACTCTGAAGAGTCACATGCGGACCCACACGGGAGAGAAGCCCTACACATGTCAGGAGTGTGGACGAGCCTTCAGTGAGCCCTCGTCCCTCAGGAAACACGTGAGGACCCACACCGGCAAGAAGCCCTATGCGTGTCAGGAGTGTGGGCGAGCCTTTGGCCAGTCTTCACACCTTATCGTACACGTGAGAACCCATACTGCGGGGAGACCCTACGAATGCAATCAGTGTGAGAAAGCCTTCAGGCATAGCTCTTCACTTACTGTGCATAAGAGGACTCATGCTGGGAGAGAAAATGTCAGGACTGGTGGCTTGCCTTTATCAGTGTCTCTTCCGTATGGTGGGCCCCTTGTGGATTAA
- the ZNF333 gene encoding zinc finger protein 333 isoform X3, with product MESVTLEDVAVGLIGEWALLDDARRNLCRYVLLDNCWTLAPRGTPPCKASLVSQVGPREELRAAERGILCATGVDWESTLKPKESTPLQDILEDGLQMGLGLDLGMQIKPVMGERETPPTPEDRSALQESPWSSEYTGLKVAVQIQSLVTLEPVLGLPNLRGAGGSALPAQDPAWLQEDTTEEETVASGGLTACLQEPVTFADVAVLFTAEEWLFLDSAQRNLYRDVMLENYRNLASVGDQLCKASTFSHLEQREELCITERGIFPGAHLEPQLQPQDSITNQDIFAEIPSIGMKREQPQTGEKLYKYNELRKPFNSIKPLFQYQRIPAGGNPYECQESGKSFFQTAHLIVPEKIHSGDKTYACNKCEKSFRYSSDLIRHEKTHTAEKCFECQECRQAFKYSSNLRRHMRTHTGEKPFECSQCGKTFTRNFNLILHQRNHTGEKPYACKDCGKAFNQPSSLRSHVRTHTGEKPFECGQCGKAFREHSSLKTHLRTHTREKPYECNQCGKPFRTSTHLNVHKRIHTGEKLYECATCGQVLSRLSTLKSHMRTHTGEKPYTCQECGRAFSEPSSLRKHVRTHTGKKPYACQECGRAFGQSSHLIVHVRTHTAGRPYECNQCEKAFRHSSSLTVHKRTHAGRENVRTGGLPLSVSLPYGGPLVD from the exons GAATCAGTCACCTTGGAGGATGTGGCGGTGGGGCTTATTGGGGAGTGGGCGTTGCTGGACGACGCACGGAGGAACCTGTGCAGATACGTGCTTCTGGACAACTGCTGGACTCTGGCCCCCAGGG GGACTCCACCATGCAAAGCCAGTCTGGTCTCTCAGGTGGGGCCAAGAGAAGAGCTGAGGGCAGCAGAACGAGGCATTCTCTGTGCCACGGGTGTGG ACTGGGAATCTACACTTAAACCCAAAGAGTCTACTCCTCTGCAGGATATTTTGGAGGACGGTTTGCAAATG gggctggggctggacctGGGGATGCAGATCAAGCCTGtgatgggagagagggagacacctCCGACCCCAGAGGACCGGTCAGCTCTTCAGGAATCACCGTGGTCTTCTGAATACACA GGCCTGAAGGTGGCTGTGCAGATTCAGAGCTTGGTCACGCTGGAGCCTGTGCTGGGCCTTCCCAACCTGCGGGGGGCCGGGGGTTCTG CTCTGCCTGCTCAGGACCCTGCCTGGCTCCAGGAGGAcaccacagaggaggaaactgtggCTTCTGGGGGACTGACCGCCTGTCTGCAG GAACCAGTCACCTTTGCGGATGTGGCTGTGCTGTTCACAGCGGAAGAATGGCTGTTTCTAGACTCTGCTCAGAGAAACCTGTACAGAGACGTGATGCTGGAGAACTATAGGAACCTGGCCTCTGTGG GAGATCAACTCTGCAAAGCCAGTACATTTTCCCATTTGGAGCAAAGAGAAGAGCTGTGCATCACTGAGAGAGGTATCTTCCCAGGAGCCCACTTAG AACCTCAACTTCAACCCCAAGACTCAATTACTAACCAGGATATTTTTGCAGAGATTCCATCCATTGGCATGAAAAGG GAGCAACCTCAGACTGGAGAAAAGCTCTATAAATACAATGAACTGCGGAAGCCCTTTAACAGCATCAAACCACTTTTTCAGTACCAGAGAATTCCTGCTGGAGGGAACCCCTATGAATGCCAAGAGAGTGGAAAATCCTTCTTCCAGACTGCTCACTTAATCGTGCCTGAGAAAATCCATAGCGGGGATAAAACCTATGCATGTAACAAATGTGAAAAATCGTTCAGGTACAGCTCCGACCTCATCAGGCATGAGAAGACTCACACAGCAGAGAAGTGCTTTGAGTGTCAGGAGTGCAGGCAGGCCTTCAAGTATTCCTCGAATCTGCGGAGGCACATGAGAAcgcacactggagagaaacccttcGAGTGCAGTCAGTGTGGGAAAACCTTCACGAGGAACTTTAACCTGATCTTGCACCAGAGAAACCACACGGGCGAGAAGCCCTATGCGTGTAAGGACTGTGGGAAAGCTTTCAACCAGCCATCCTCTCTGAGGAGCCACGTgagaactcacactggagagaagccctttGAATGTGGccagtgtgggaaagccttcagggAACACTCGTCGCTGAAGACACACCTGCGGACCCACACCagagagaaaccttatgaatgtaacCAGTGTGGGAAGCCCTTCCGGACTAGCACTCACCTGAACGTACACAAGAGGATACACACGGGGGAGAAGCTTTATGAGTGCGCCACTTGTGGGCAGGTCTTGAGTCGTCTTTCGACTCTGAAGAGTCACATGCGGACCCACACGGGAGAGAAGCCCTACACATGTCAGGAGTGTGGACGAGCCTTCAGTGAGCCCTCGTCCCTCAGGAAACACGTGAGGACCCACACCGGCAAGAAGCCCTATGCGTGTCAGGAGTGTGGGCGAGCCTTTGGCCAGTCTTCACACCTTATCGTACACGTGAGAACCCATACTGCGGGGAGACCCTACGAATGCAATCAGTGTGAGAAAGCCTTCAGGCATAGCTCTTCACTTACTGTGCATAAGAGGACTCATGCTGGGAGAGAAAATGTCAGGACTGGTGGCTTGCCTTTATCAGTGTCTCTTCCGTATGGTGGGCCCCTTGTGGATTAA
- the ZNF333 gene encoding zinc finger protein 333 isoform X4, whose translation MQIKPVMGERETPPTPEDRSALQESPWSSEYTGLKVAVQIQSLVTLEPVLGLPNLRGAGGSALPAQDPAWLQEDTTEEETVASGGLTACLQEPVTFADVAVLFTAEEWLFLDSAQRNLYRDVMLENYRNLASVAGDQLCKASTFSHLEQREELCITERGIFPGAHLEPQLQPQDSITNQDIFAEIPSIGMKREQPQTGEKLYKYNELRKPFNSIKPLFQYQRIPAGGNPYECQESGKSFFQTAHLIVPEKIHSGDKTYACNKCEKSFRYSSDLIRHEKTHTAEKCFECQECRQAFKYSSNLRRHMRTHTGEKPFECSQCGKTFTRNFNLILHQRNHTGEKPYACKDCGKAFNQPSSLRSHVRTHTGEKPFECGQCGKAFREHSSLKTHLRTHTREKPYECNQCGKPFRTSTHLNVHKRIHTGEKLYECATCGQVLSRLSTLKSHMRTHTGEKPYTCQECGRAFSEPSSLRKHVRTHTGKKPYACQECGRAFGQSSHLIVHVRTHTAGRPYECNQCEKAFRHSSSLTVHKRTHAGRENVRTGGLPLSVSLPYGGPLVD comes from the exons ATGCAGATCAAGCCTGtgatgggagagagggagacacctCCGACCCCAGAGGACCGGTCAGCTCTTCAGGAATCACCGTGGTCTTCTGAATACACA GGCCTGAAGGTGGCTGTGCAGATTCAGAGCTTGGTCACGCTGGAGCCTGTGCTGGGCCTTCCCAACCTGCGGGGGGCCGGGGGTTCTG CTCTGCCTGCTCAGGACCCTGCCTGGCTCCAGGAGGAcaccacagaggaggaaactgtggCTTCTGGGGGACTGACCGCCTGTCTGCAG GAACCAGTCACCTTTGCGGATGTGGCTGTGCTGTTCACAGCGGAAGAATGGCTGTTTCTAGACTCTGCTCAGAGAAACCTGTACAGAGACGTGATGCTGGAGAACTATAGGAACCTGGCCTCTGTGG CAGGAGATCAACTCTGCAAAGCCAGTACATTTTCCCATTTGGAGCAAAGAGAAGAGCTGTGCATCACTGAGAGAGGTATCTTCCCAGGAGCCCACTTAG AACCTCAACTTCAACCCCAAGACTCAATTACTAACCAGGATATTTTTGCAGAGATTCCATCCATTGGCATGAAAAGG GAGCAACCTCAGACTGGAGAAAAGCTCTATAAATACAATGAACTGCGGAAGCCCTTTAACAGCATCAAACCACTTTTTCAGTACCAGAGAATTCCTGCTGGAGGGAACCCCTATGAATGCCAAGAGAGTGGAAAATCCTTCTTCCAGACTGCTCACTTAATCGTGCCTGAGAAAATCCATAGCGGGGATAAAACCTATGCATGTAACAAATGTGAAAAATCGTTCAGGTACAGCTCCGACCTCATCAGGCATGAGAAGACTCACACAGCAGAGAAGTGCTTTGAGTGTCAGGAGTGCAGGCAGGCCTTCAAGTATTCCTCGAATCTGCGGAGGCACATGAGAAcgcacactggagagaaacccttcGAGTGCAGTCAGTGTGGGAAAACCTTCACGAGGAACTTTAACCTGATCTTGCACCAGAGAAACCACACGGGCGAGAAGCCCTATGCGTGTAAGGACTGTGGGAAAGCTTTCAACCAGCCATCCTCTCTGAGGAGCCACGTgagaactcacactggagagaagccctttGAATGTGGccagtgtgggaaagccttcagggAACACTCGTCGCTGAAGACACACCTGCGGACCCACACCagagagaaaccttatgaatgtaacCAGTGTGGGAAGCCCTTCCGGACTAGCACTCACCTGAACGTACACAAGAGGATACACACGGGGGAGAAGCTTTATGAGTGCGCCACTTGTGGGCAGGTCTTGAGTCGTCTTTCGACTCTGAAGAGTCACATGCGGACCCACACGGGAGAGAAGCCCTACACATGTCAGGAGTGTGGACGAGCCTTCAGTGAGCCCTCGTCCCTCAGGAAACACGTGAGGACCCACACCGGCAAGAAGCCCTATGCGTGTCAGGAGTGTGGGCGAGCCTTTGGCCAGTCTTCACACCTTATCGTACACGTGAGAACCCATACTGCGGGGAGACCCTACGAATGCAATCAGTGTGAGAAAGCCTTCAGGCATAGCTCTTCACTTACTGTGCATAAGAGGACTCATGCTGGGAGAGAAAATGTCAGGACTGGTGGCTTGCCTTTATCAGTGTCTCTTCCGTATGGTGGGCCCCTTGTGGATTAA
- the LOC130836239 gene encoding vacuolar ATPase assembly integral membrane protein VMA21-like, translating to MSTGHLDKAALKALQPSNFRNESSLASTLKTLLFFTALMITVPIGLYFMTKSYVFEGAFGVCNRDSYFFAAIVAVVVVHVVLALFVYVAWNEGSRQWHEGKQD from the coding sequence GGCACCTTGATAAAGCAGCGCTGAAGGCGCTGCAGCCATCCAACTTCAGAAATGAAAGTTCATTAGCATCAACTCTGAAGACGCTCCTGTTCTTCACAGCTTTAATGATCACTGTACCTATTGGATTATATTTCATGACTAAATCTTACGTTTTTGAAGGCGCCTTTGGAGTGTGCAATAGGGACAGCTATTTCTTTGCTGCTATTGTTGCAGTGGTTGTTGTCCACGTGGTGCTGGCCCTCTTTGTTTATGTGGCCTGGAATGAAGGCTCACGACAGTGGCATGAAGGCAAACAGGATTAA